A genome region from Mycobacterium florentinum includes the following:
- a CDS encoding CYTH and CHAD domain-containing protein: MPEPSRHLEVERKFDVPDSTVTPSFEGIATVARVEKLPTQSLDAVYFDTQTQDLARNKVTLRRRTGGHDAGWHLKLPAGPDARTEIRTPLGSADDDTVPGQLLDVVLAIVRDRPLKPVARITTQRESQVLYGIEGAPFAEFSNDHVRAWSTNATDSPDAEPVVQEWREWELELDESRGASDTEVLGRLSNRLLDAGGEPANHASKLARVLGTTASTNGTKPPEDPVRRAIAEQIDELLVWDRAVRADVYDSVHQMRVTTRKIRSLLKDAQAGLSDDTHAWVLDELRELAGVLGVARDAEVLAQRYEQELDRLAPELVRGPVRERLVEGAKRRYQSGLRRSLIAMRSQRYFRLLDALDSIVAESRVTATGEQPAPVTIDAAYKKVRKAAKAAAEADQAAQEAHEEHVGPAADEDHHDDEEHDRDEALHVIRKRAKRLRYTAAATGADDVSKQAKAIQTLLGDHQDSVVSRDHLVQQADAAHAAGEDTFTYGLLYQQESDLAESCRQQLDEALSKLDKSVKKTR, from the coding sequence ATGCCAGAACCCTCGCGCCATCTGGAGGTCGAGCGCAAGTTCGACGTCCCCGATTCGACGGTCACACCGTCGTTCGAAGGCATCGCGACGGTGGCCCGGGTGGAGAAGTTGCCGACGCAATCGCTGGACGCGGTGTACTTCGACACGCAGACGCAAGACCTCGCCCGCAACAAGGTCACGCTGCGGCGCCGCACCGGTGGCCACGACGCGGGCTGGCACCTCAAGTTGCCGGCCGGACCCGACGCCCGCACCGAGATCCGCACGCCGCTGGGCTCCGCGGACGACGACACCGTCCCCGGCCAGTTGCTGGACGTGGTGCTGGCGATTGTGCGCGACCGGCCGCTCAAACCCGTCGCCCGGATCACGACCCAACGCGAAAGCCAGGTGCTGTACGGCATCGAGGGCGCGCCTTTCGCGGAGTTCAGCAACGACCATGTCCGCGCGTGGTCGACCAATGCGACCGATAGCCCCGACGCGGAACCGGTCGTGCAGGAGTGGCGCGAATGGGAACTCGAGCTCGACGAATCCCGCGGCGCGTCGGACACCGAGGTGCTCGGCCGGCTGAGCAACCGGCTGCTGGATGCCGGCGGCGAACCCGCGAACCACGCATCCAAGCTGGCGAGGGTGCTCGGGACGACGGCGTCGACGAACGGGACCAAGCCACCCGAAGACCCCGTGCGGCGGGCGATCGCCGAGCAAATCGACGAACTCTTGGTATGGGATCGCGCCGTGCGCGCCGACGTCTACGACTCCGTACACCAGATGCGGGTCACCACCCGCAAGATCCGCAGCCTGCTGAAGGACGCCCAGGCGGGGTTGTCCGACGACACCCATGCCTGGGTCCTCGACGAACTGCGTGAGCTCGCCGGTGTCTTGGGCGTGGCGCGCGACGCCGAGGTGCTCGCGCAGCGCTACGAGCAAGAGCTGGACCGGCTGGCACCGGAGCTGGTGCGTGGACCGGTGCGCGAACGCCTGGTCGAGGGCGCCAAACGCCGCTACCAGTCCGGGTTGCGGCGTTCGTTGATCGCGATGCGGTCGCAGCGCTACTTCCGGCTGCTCGACGCGCTCGATTCGATCGTGGCCGAAAGCCGGGTCACCGCGACCGGCGAGCAGCCGGCACCGGTCACCATCGATGCCGCCTATAAGAAAGTGCGCAAGGCCGCCAAGGCCGCCGCCGAAGCGGACCAGGCCGCCCAAGAGGCCCACGAGGAGCACGTCGGGCCTGCCGCCGACGAGGACCATCATGACGACGAAGAGCACGACCGCGACGAGGCGCTGCACGTAATTCGTAAGCGCGCCAAGCGACTTCGCTATACCGCGGCGGCGACCGGCGCGGACGACGTCTCCAAGCAGGCCAAGGCGATCCAGACGTTGCTCGGCGATCATCAAGACAGCGTCGTCAGCCGCGACCACCTGGTTCAGCAGGCCGACGCCGCCCATGCCGCGGGCGAAGACACCTTCA
- a CDS encoding heme-binding protein — protein MVYFALATSRAVGGAIAAGAISGAMLFAAVGSAQADPEPPPPPNCTAADLAQVSSGVAAATSVYLFSHPDVNAYFTSLKGQPRSEIGDQIKQYMDANPQAHADLEAIRQPLTDFKARCGMQ, from the coding sequence ATGGTGTATTTCGCACTCGCCACGTCGCGCGCGGTCGGCGGCGCAATTGCCGCCGGGGCCATCAGCGGCGCAATGCTTTTCGCTGCCGTGGGCTCGGCTCAAGCGGACCCTGAGCCGCCGCCGCCACCGAACTGCACGGCGGCCGATCTCGCCCAGGTTTCGTCGGGGGTCGCGGCGGCGACGTCGGTGTATCTGTTCAGCCATCCCGACGTCAACGCGTACTTCACCAGCCTAAAAGGCCAGCCGCGCAGCGAGATTGGCGATCAGATCAAGCAGTACATGGACGCCAACCCGCAGGCGCATGCCGACCTGGAAGCAATTCGCCAGCCGCTGACCGATTTCAAGGCTCGCTGCGGAATGCAGTAG
- the panB gene encoding 3-methyl-2-oxobutanoate hydroxymethyltransferase produces the protein MSEQNVYGSNAASQTPRTKIRTHHLQKMKAEGHKWAMLTAYDYSTARVFDEAGIPVLLVGDSAANVVYGYDTTVPVSIDELIPLVRGVVRGAPHALVVADLPFGSYEAGPSAALAAATRFMKEGGAHAVKLEGGERVAEQIACLSAAGIPVMAHIGFTPQSVNSLGGFRVQGRGDAAEQTVHDAIAVAEAGAFSVVMEMVPAELATQITGKLTIPTVGIGAGPNCDAQVLVWQDMAGMSSGKSARFVKRFANVGDELRRAATQYAQEVAGGVFPADEHCF, from the coding sequence ATGTCTGAGCAGAACGTCTACGGTTCAAACGCGGCGTCGCAAACGCCCCGGACCAAAATCCGTACGCATCATCTCCAGAAAATGAAGGCCGAAGGCCACAAGTGGGCCATGCTCACGGCCTACGACTATTCGACCGCCCGCGTATTCGACGAGGCCGGCATTCCGGTGCTGCTGGTCGGCGACTCGGCGGCCAACGTCGTGTATGGCTACGACACCACGGTGCCGGTCTCCATCGATGAGCTGATCCCGCTGGTTCGTGGCGTCGTGCGTGGTGCGCCACATGCCCTCGTGGTCGCCGACCTGCCGTTCGGCAGCTACGAGGCCGGGCCCAGCGCCGCGCTGGCCGCCGCCACCCGGTTCATGAAGGAAGGCGGCGCGCACGCGGTCAAGCTCGAGGGCGGTGAGCGGGTGGCCGAGCAGATCGCCTGCCTGAGCGCGGCGGGCATCCCGGTGATGGCCCACATCGGCTTCACTCCGCAAAGCGTCAACAGCCTGGGCGGCTTCAGGGTGCAGGGCCGCGGCGACGCGGCGGAGCAGACGGTGCACGACGCGATCGCCGTCGCCGAAGCCGGCGCGTTCTCCGTCGTCATGGAGATGGTGCCCGCCGAGCTGGCCACCCAGATCACCGGCAAGCTGACCATCCCGACCGTCGGGATCGGCGCCGGCCCGAACTGCGACGCGCAGGTGCTGGTCTGGCAGGACATGGCGGGTATGAGCAGCGGCAAGTCGGCGCGATTCGTCAAGCGATTCGCGAACGTCGGCGACGAATTACGCCGGGCCGCTACCCAATACGCGCAGGAAGTGGCCGGCGGCGTTTTCCCCGCCGACGAACACTGCTTCTGA
- a CDS encoding alpha/beta hydrolase has protein sequence MSLTRRDRFARMLLVSTAIAAVAIVLGGCVRVVAGHPLMASPRLGQPVEWTQCRVTRGSVKLPAGAMCGHLAVPVDYDHPDGDIASLAMIRFPATGDKLGSLVINPGGPGESGIEAALGVVQTLPKRVRERFDLVGFDPRGVGSSRPAIWCNSDADNDRLRTEPNVDYSPAGVAHMEDETKQFIGRCVDKMGKDFLANVGTVNVAKDLDAIRAALGDDKLTYLGYSYGTRIGAAYAEAFPHNVRAMILDGAVDPNADPIEADLRQAKGFQDAFNDYATDCAKQSNCPLGTDPSKAVEVYHSLIDPMVDPNNQMVGRPIPTKDQRGLSYSDAVVGTIMALYSPTLWHHLTDGLRELTDNHGDTLLALADMYMRRDPHGHYTNATDARVAINCVDQPPVTDRAKVIDEDRRSREIAPFMSYGKFTGDAPLGTCAFWPVPPTSKPHAVSAPGLAPTVVVSTTHDPATPYKAGVDLAGQLHGSLLTFDGTQHTVVFQGDSCIDDYVTAYLIGGTTPPSGAKC, from the coding sequence ATGAGTCTGACTCGCCGCGACAGGTTCGCGCGCATGCTTCTGGTCTCGACAGCGATCGCTGCCGTGGCAATCGTTCTGGGGGGCTGCGTGCGCGTCGTCGCCGGGCACCCACTCATGGCGTCGCCGAGACTGGGTCAGCCGGTGGAGTGGACGCAGTGTCGGGTCACCAGGGGATCGGTGAAGCTTCCCGCCGGCGCCATGTGCGGCCACCTCGCCGTGCCCGTCGACTACGACCACCCCGACGGCGACATCGCTTCGCTGGCGATGATTCGTTTCCCCGCGACCGGCGACAAGCTCGGCTCGCTGGTGATCAACCCTGGTGGGCCAGGCGAATCCGGCATCGAAGCCGCGCTCGGCGTCGTTCAGACATTGCCCAAGCGGGTCCGCGAGCGGTTCGACCTGGTCGGTTTCGACCCGCGTGGTGTCGGGTCGTCGCGCCCGGCGATCTGGTGTAACTCCGACGCCGACAACGACCGGCTGCGCACCGAGCCGAACGTCGACTACAGTCCGGCCGGCGTCGCTCACATGGAGGACGAGACCAAGCAGTTCATCGGCCGCTGCGTCGACAAGATGGGCAAGGATTTTCTGGCCAATGTCGGGACGGTCAACGTCGCCAAGGATCTGGATGCCATTCGCGCGGCGCTCGGCGACGACAAACTGACCTACCTGGGCTACTCCTATGGCACCCGGATCGGGGCGGCCTACGCCGAGGCCTTCCCGCACAACGTGCGGGCGATGATCCTCGACGGCGCCGTCGACCCCAACGCCGACCCGATCGAAGCAGACCTGCGTCAGGCCAAGGGATTCCAGGACGCGTTCAACGACTACGCCACCGACTGCGCCAAGCAGTCGAACTGCCCGCTGGGCACCGACCCGTCCAAGGCCGTCGAGGTTTACCACAGCCTGATCGATCCGATGGTCGACCCGAACAACCAAATGGTCGGCAGGCCGATACCGACCAAGGACCAGCGCGGATTGAGCTACAGCGACGCCGTCGTCGGCACCATCATGGCGCTGTACTCGCCGACGCTGTGGCATCACCTCACCGACGGCCTGAGGGAACTGACCGACAACCACGGCGACACCCTGCTGGCCCTGGCGGATATGTATATGCGTCGCGACCCGCACGGCCACTACACCAACGCCACCGACGCGCGGGTTGCGATCAACTGCGTCGATCAGCCGCCAGTTACCGACCGCGCCAAGGTAATTGACGAAGATCGCCGCTCTCGCGAGATCGCTCCGTTCATGAGCTACGGCAAGTTCACCGGTGACGCGCCGCTGGGCACCTGTGCGTTCTGGCCGGTGCCGCCCACCAGCAAGCCGCATGCCGTCTCGGCGCCGGGCCTGGCCCCGACCGTCGTGGTGTCGACCACGCACGATCCGGCGACGCCGTACAAGGCCGGCGTCGATCTGGCGGGTCAGCTGCACGGCTCGCTGCTCACCTTCGACGGCACCCAGCACACAGTCGTGTTCCAGGGCGACAGCTGCATCGACGACTACGTGACCGCGTACCTGATCGGTGGCACCACGCCGCCGAGCGGCGCGAAGTGCTAA
- a CDS encoding alpha/beta hydrolase, translating to MTAMSRLRLLSSALLSLGLLVALQPALPMAGATPEPGEGQTPNPGPPAVASPTWGSCSQVLTDSSDVPTAQCTTVSVPVDYNNPTGAQAKLAVIKVPATGQRIGSLLINPGGPGGSAVDMVAGMAPDLQNTDITRHFDLVGFDPRGVGHSTPSLRCRTDAEFDAYRTEPMVDYSQAGVTHIEQIYRQLAQECVSRMGKDFLANAGTASVARDMDMVRQALGEEQINYLGYSYGTELGTAYLEHFADHVRAMVLDGAIDPTVDPVQENISQTAGFQTAFNDYAADCAHSPACPLGTDPAQFVNRYHALIDPLVAKPGRTSDPRGLSYADATTGTINALYTPQHWKYLTSGLLGLQRGTDAGDLLLLADDYQGRNKQGHYDNDQDAFNAVRCVDAPAPTDPTTWISADQRIRQAAPFLSYGQFTGNAPRDLCALWPVPATSAPHTTAPVALGKVVVVSTTHDPATPYQAGVSLARQLSAPLITFDGTQHTATFGGNQCVDSAIVRYFVTDTPPPALHCQP from the coding sequence TTGACAGCCATGTCGCGCCTGAGATTGTTGAGCTCGGCGCTGCTGTCGTTAGGCCTGCTGGTTGCGCTGCAACCGGCACTGCCCATGGCTGGTGCAACCCCGGAACCCGGTGAGGGTCAAACCCCGAATCCGGGGCCGCCGGCCGTGGCGTCGCCGACCTGGGGCAGTTGCAGCCAAGTTCTCACCGACAGCAGCGACGTCCCCACCGCACAATGCACCACCGTGTCGGTCCCGGTCGACTACAACAATCCCACTGGGGCACAAGCGAAGTTGGCGGTGATCAAGGTGCCGGCCACCGGCCAGCGGATCGGGTCGCTGTTGATCAATCCGGGCGGGCCCGGAGGGTCGGCCGTCGACATGGTGGCCGGGATGGCGCCGGATCTGCAGAACACCGACATCACCCGCCACTTCGATCTGGTCGGGTTCGACCCGCGCGGCGTGGGCCACTCCACCCCGTCGCTGCGCTGCCGCACCGATGCCGAGTTCGACGCATACCGGACCGAACCGATGGTCGATTACAGCCAGGCGGGTGTGACGCATATCGAGCAGATCTACCGGCAGTTGGCGCAGGAATGTGTGAGCCGGATGGGCAAAGACTTCTTGGCCAACGCCGGTACCGCGTCCGTGGCGCGCGATATGGACATGGTGCGTCAGGCGCTGGGCGAGGAGCAGATCAACTACCTCGGCTATAGCTACGGCACCGAGCTGGGCACCGCGTATCTGGAACACTTCGCCGACCACGTGCGGGCGATGGTGCTCGACGGCGCCATCGACCCGACCGTGGACCCGGTTCAGGAAAACATCAGCCAGACGGCGGGATTCCAAACCGCGTTCAACGACTATGCCGCGGACTGCGCGCACTCGCCGGCGTGCCCGCTGGGCACCGATCCGGCCCAGTTCGTCAACCGCTACCACGCACTGATCGACCCGCTCGTCGCCAAGCCGGGCCGCACCTCGGACCCGCGCGGCCTGAGCTACGCCGACGCGACCACCGGCACGATCAATGCGCTCTACACCCCACAGCATTGGAAGTACCTGACCAGCGGCCTGCTCGGGTTGCAGCGCGGCACCGACGCGGGCGACCTGCTGCTGCTCGCCGACGACTACCAGGGCCGCAACAAGCAGGGGCACTACGACAACGACCAGGACGCGTTCAACGCCGTCCGGTGTGTCGACGCGCCGGCGCCGACGGACCCGACGACCTGGATATCGGCCGATCAACGGATCCGCCAGGCCGCGCCGTTCCTGAGCTACGGGCAGTTCACCGGCAACGCGCCCCGCGATCTGTGCGCGTTGTGGCCGGTGCCGGCGACGTCCGCGCCGCACACCACTGCGCCGGTCGCGCTGGGGAAGGTCGTCGTGGTCTCGACGACGCACGACCCGGCCACCCCGTACCAGGCGGGCGTGAGCCTGG